A genomic segment from Armatimonadota bacterium encodes:
- a CDS encoding pitrilysin family protein gives MREAPHRQGLEWLVGGCARRVGDCACRTAPGLWLAALLAVFLLSAVLLPAAPARSQSRPGGPYREVLPNGLTLIVQEQRTSPLVAVQAWVRAGSRDEDDETNGAAHFVEHMLFKGTARRKVGEIDREVAEVGGQINASTFFDYTQYWLVAAGRFFERLIDLQADALRHSSFDAAEVERERQVIIEELNRREDSPFVRTFDRLYTTAFTVHPYRRPIGGNREVIRRMSREALLAFYRRYYVPSNVTIVVAGDVATADAVRVLRRAYASWRGPRPDRPAVPPEPPWTGVRRAVVEQDVRAAYLHLGWLAPAARDPDLAAMDVLVYALGQGRGARLLQALRDRRRVAQSVSAFFPTAQDPTLVSLYVVTEPELAAEAERALLEEVAAVRDGDVSEEEVARARALLEGETLRSRHTSRGLATTLGFYATVAELEVGLGYVERVRAVTRADVQRVARRFLDPGRYAAVLVRPRPSAP, from the coding sequence ATGAGGGAGGCTCCCCACCGGCAAGGCCTCGAATGGCTCGTCGGCGGCTGTGCCCGTCGGGTCGGGGACTGCGCCTGTCGGACCGCGCCGGGCCTGTGGCTGGCCGCGCTCCTCGCAGTCTTCCTCCTGTCGGCCGTCCTGCTGCCCGCGGCCCCGGCGCGGAGCCAGAGCCGGCCGGGCGGGCCTTACCGCGAGGTCCTCCCCAACGGGCTGACGCTCATCGTGCAGGAGCAGCGCACCAGCCCGCTCGTGGCCGTCCAGGCGTGGGTGCGGGCGGGTTCCCGCGACGAGGACGACGAGACCAACGGGGCGGCCCACTTCGTCGAGCACATGCTCTTCAAGGGCACGGCGCGGCGGAAGGTGGGGGAGATCGACCGCGAGGTGGCGGAGGTGGGCGGCCAGATCAACGCCTCCACCTTCTTCGACTACACCCAGTACTGGCTGGTGGCCGCCGGCCGCTTCTTCGAGCGCCTGATCGACCTGCAGGCCGACGCGCTGCGCCACTCCAGCTTCGATGCGGCGGAAGTGGAGCGGGAGCGGCAGGTCATCATCGAGGAGCTGAACCGCCGCGAGGACTCCCCGTTCGTGCGCACCTTCGACCGGCTCTACACCACGGCCTTCACCGTCCACCCCTACCGCCGGCCCATCGGCGGGAACCGCGAGGTCATCCGCCGCATGAGCCGCGAGGCGCTTTTGGCCTTCTACCGCCGGTACTACGTCCCGTCCAACGTGACCATCGTCGTCGCCGGGGACGTGGCCACCGCCGACGCCGTGCGGGTGCTGCGGCGGGCCTACGCCTCCTGGCGCGGTCCGCGCCCCGACCGTCCCGCTGTCCCCCCCGAGCCGCCGTGGACGGGGGTGCGGCGCGCCGTGGTCGAGCAGGACGTGCGCGCCGCCTACCTCCACCTGGGCTGGCTCGCCCCGGCGGCGCGCGACCCCGACCTGGCCGCCATGGACGTCCTCGTCTACGCGCTGGGACAGGGGCGCGGCGCCCGCCTCCTGCAGGCGCTGCGCGACCGGCGGCGCGTGGCCCAGAGCGTGAGCGCCTTCTTCCCCACCGCCCAGGACCCGACGCTCGTGAGCCTCTACGTCGTCACGGAGCCCGAGCTGGCGGCCGAGGCGGAGCGGGCGCTGCTGGAGGAGGTGGCGGCGGTGCGCGACGGGGACGTGAGCGAAGAGGAGGTGGCGCGGGCGCGGGCGCTGCTCGAGGGGGAGACGCTGCGGAGCCGCCACACCAGCCGCGGGCTGGCCACCACCCTGGGCTTCTACGCCACCGTGGCCGAATTGGAGGTGGGGCTCGGCTACGTGGAGCGGGTGCGGGCCGTCACCCGCGCCGACGTCCAGCGCGTCGCCCGCCGCTTCCTCGACCCGGGCCGCTACGCCGCCGTGCTGGTCCGCCCGCGCCCCTCCGCGCCGTGA
- a CDS encoding pitrilysin family protein, with translation MSARRSGTLVVLLALLAVALAVPPSPPAVARAPAAPSTAAGPGAVPVVRYVLPNGLRLLVRPLAGSGLAAVSLLVGASSRAEEASQAGVAVFTREVMLRGTAARTGAEIALALESLGGTLRVGTTADYTQLAVIVPARRLAAALDILAELVTQPRFDPQDVEAQRRLTLARIRAAADDAATRAFDLLLAQLYPYHPYGRPLLGTPETVTALTREALVAFHRATYTGPNMVLTVAGDVEAAPVAARVRRAFAAVPADPPPARLRLLRAVEAALAPRPTAPAEVRESRGVAAGWVSVGYLGARLGHADWPALRVLAALLGTRLFAEIRDRQGLAYVVGASFASRAGPGPFLLAAGAEGANLPRVVEGLLQEVRRVQETAPPADEVERARNRVIGALAIEREDLAGQAFALGWLELLGLGAAADARLPDLVGRVAPADVQRVARRYLAVPTIAMIVPAPRLGAAGQRTPGRPGQGRATESGADRPAALRPR, from the coding sequence GTGAGCGCCCGCCGCTCCGGCACCCTCGTCGTCCTCCTCGCCCTCCTCGCGGTCGCCCTGGCGGTGCCGCCATCGCCGCCCGCTGTGGCCCGGGCGCCGGCGGCCCCGTCCACGGCCGCCGGGCCCGGCGCCGTCCCGGTCGTCCGGTACGTCCTGCCCAACGGACTGCGCCTGCTCGTCCGACCGCTGGCCGGCTCCGGGCTCGCCGCCGTCTCCCTGCTGGTGGGGGCCAGCTCGCGTGCCGAGGAGGCGTCCCAGGCCGGGGTGGCGGTCTTCACCCGCGAGGTGATGCTCCGCGGGACCGCGGCCCGCACCGGCGCCGAGATCGCGCTGGCGCTCGAGTCGCTGGGCGGGACGTTGCGCGTGGGGACGACCGCCGACTACACCCAGCTGGCCGTGATCGTCCCGGCGCGGCGGCTGGCGGCGGCGCTGGACATCCTGGCCGAGCTCGTCACGCAGCCGCGCTTCGACCCGCAGGACGTGGAGGCGCAGCGCCGCCTCACGCTGGCGCGCATCCGCGCCGCCGCCGACGACGCCGCGACCCGCGCCTTCGACCTCCTCCTGGCCCAGCTCTACCCCTACCACCCCTACGGCCGGCCGCTGCTCGGCACGCCCGAGACGGTCACCGCCCTCACCCGCGAGGCGCTCGTGGCCTTCCACCGGGCCACCTACACCGGCCCCAACATGGTGCTCACCGTGGCCGGCGACGTGGAGGCCGCCCCTGTGGCCGCCCGCGTGCGCCGCGCCTTCGCCGCCGTGCCGGCCGACCCGCCTCCCGCGAGGCTGCGCCTGCTGCGTGCCGTCGAGGCGGCGCTGGCGCCCCGCCCGACAGCGCCGGCGGAAGTGCGGGAGAGCCGCGGCGTGGCGGCGGGGTGGGTGAGCGTGGGCTACCTGGGGGCGCGGCTCGGGCACGCCGACTGGCCCGCCCTGCGCGTCCTGGCCGCCCTGCTCGGCACCCGGCTCTTCGCCGAGATCCGCGACCGGCAGGGCCTGGCCTACGTCGTGGGGGCCTCCTTCGCCTCGCGCGCCGGACCCGGGCCCTTCCTGCTGGCGGCGGGCGCGGAGGGCGCCAACCTCCCCCGGGTGGTGGAGGGGCTGCTGCAGGAGGTCCGCCGCGTGCAGGAGACCGCCCCGCCGGCGGACGAGGTGGAGCGGGCGCGCAACCGGGTCATCGGCGCGCTGGCCATCGAGCGGGAGGACCTGGCGGGGCAGGCCTTCGCCCTGGGCTGGCTGGAGCTGCTCGGTCTGGGCGCGGCAGCCGACGCCCGCCTCCCCGACCTGGTCGGGCGGGTCGCGCCCGCCGACGTCCAGCGGGTCGCCCGCCGCTACCTGGCCGTCCCCACCATCGCGATGATCGTGCCGGCTCCGCGATTGGGTGCCGCCGGGCAACGGACCCCCGGCCGGCCCGGTCAGGGGCGGGCGACCGAGTCCGGGGCCGACCGCCCCGCGGCCCTTCGCCCCCGCTGA
- a CDS encoding gluconokinase, with the protein MVQEVGRPGGAPGSGPAVLALDVGTSTARALLYDRRGVRQPDVQASTTLAWSAVDGGFEAAAEDLAGTIESLLDQAVARLRAAGRAVDAVAVATFWHSLLGVDADGRPVTPVIPWMDGRSAATVRRLRAQVDERALHARTGARLHPSYPLARIRWLTESRPQDAARVRRWLAFPEYLLLRWFGRTHAHLSMASGTGLLDQRTRQWDPEALALAGVHPDALPSLADTPAPASGLRESYASRWPPLARCPWYGPFGDGGTGNVGVGCLERGRVAVMVGTSGAMRVAWRGEPATPPWGLWTYRIDGNRPVMGGALSNGGNLFAWARQVLDLEPDDVRLQMALAEVPPDGHGLTVLPFWAGERSPDYPEEARGWLVGFGLETTPVQVLRALMEAVAYRFGVLYRLLQPHLPPLHRIVATGQALLRSAVWTQILADVLGQAVDLVDVQEASARGAALLALEALGQGDPIATPPAVVRTIKPGPAAAAYREALARHERLYAHVLAGGPTA; encoded by the coding sequence ATGGTGCAGGAGGTGGGAAGGCCCGGAGGGGCGCCGGGGAGCGGCCCTGCGGTCCTGGCGCTGGACGTCGGCACCTCCACGGCCCGCGCCCTCCTCTACGACCGCCGGGGCGTGCGGCAGCCCGACGTGCAGGCCTCCACCACCCTCGCCTGGTCGGCGGTGGACGGCGGCTTCGAGGCCGCCGCCGAGGACCTGGCCGGTACGATCGAATCCCTCCTCGACCAGGCCGTGGCGCGCCTGCGCGCGGCCGGGCGCGCCGTCGACGCGGTGGCGGTGGCCACGTTCTGGCACAGCCTCCTGGGCGTGGACGCCGACGGCCGCCCCGTCACCCCGGTCATCCCCTGGATGGACGGCCGCAGTGCGGCCACGGTGCGCCGCCTGCGCGCACAGGTGGACGAGCGCGCCCTCCACGCCCGCACCGGCGCGCGCCTCCACCCTTCCTACCCGCTGGCCAGGATCCGCTGGCTGACGGAGTCGCGCCCGCAGGACGCCGCGCGCGTGCGCCGGTGGCTGGCCTTCCCCGAGTACCTCCTCCTGCGCTGGTTCGGGCGCACCCACGCGCACCTGAGCATGGCCTCCGGCACCGGGTTGCTGGACCAGCGCACCCGCCAGTGGGACCCGGAGGCACTGGCGCTGGCCGGGGTACACCCGGACGCGCTCCCATCCCTCGCCGACACGCCGGCGCCCGCGAGCGGCCTGCGGGAGTCCTACGCCTCGCGGTGGCCGCCGCTGGCCCGCTGCCCCTGGTACGGGCCCTTTGGCGACGGCGGGACGGGGAACGTGGGGGTGGGGTGCCTGGAGCGCGGGCGCGTGGCCGTGATGGTGGGGACCTCGGGGGCGATGCGCGTGGCCTGGCGCGGGGAGCCGGCCACGCCCCCCTGGGGGTTGTGGACCTACCGCATCGACGGCAACCGCCCGGTGATGGGCGGGGCGCTCAGCAACGGCGGCAACCTCTTCGCCTGGGCGCGGCAGGTGCTGGACCTTGAGCCCGACGACGTGCGGCTGCAGATGGCCCTGGCCGAGGTCCCGCCCGACGGGCACGGCCTCACCGTGCTCCCCTTCTGGGCGGGCGAGCGCAGCCCTGACTACCCGGAGGAGGCGCGCGGGTGGCTGGTGGGCTTCGGCCTGGAGACCACGCCGGTGCAGGTCCTGCGCGCGCTGATGGAGGCGGTGGCCTACCGCTTCGGCGTCCTCTACCGCCTGCTGCAGCCGCACCTGCCGCCGCTGCACCGCATCGTGGCCACGGGGCAGGCGCTGCTGCGCTCGGCGGTGTGGACCCAGATCCTGGCCGACGTGCTGGGGCAGGCGGTGGACCTGGTGGACGTCCAGGAGGCCAGCGCCCGCGGCGCGGCGCTGCTGGCGCTGGAGGCGCTGGGGCAGGGCGACCCCATCGCCACCCCGCCGGCGGTGGTGCGCACCATCAAGCCCGGCCCGGCCGCCGCTGCCTACCGCGAGGCGCTGGCGCGCCACGAGCGGCTCTACGCGCACGTGCTCGCCGGTGGCCCCACGGCGTAG
- a CDS encoding phenylacetate--CoA ligase → MIWNPEMETMPREDLRALQLRRLQQVVERVYARVDVYRRRFDEAGVRPEQVRTLDDLRRLPFTTKRDFRDTYPFGLFAVPVSETVRIHASSGTTGKPTVVGYTRGDIAVWAEVCARCLAASGARPGDVFQNAYGYGLFTGGLGMHYGAELLGLCTIPVSGGNTERQILLLQDFGPRIIACTPTYALTLAEALRARGIAPGTLPLRYGVLGAEPWTEEMRAAIEAGLGITAVNIYGLSEVIGPGVSNECVEEQRGAHIFEDHFLVEVVDPRTGEPLPPGERGELVFTTLTKEAVPVIRYRTGDLAWLIDEPCRCGRTHVRMSRVVGRTDDMLIIRGINVFPSQVEAALGTVPDLTPHYRLVVTRDTLDELEVQVEVGEAFLQRAGGALAPEAPAVQALRRRVEETLFGVLALHTRVTLMPPGTLPRSEGGKLRRVDDRRGRIA, encoded by the coding sequence ATGATCTGGAACCCCGAGATGGAGACCATGCCGCGCGAGGACCTGCGCGCCCTGCAGCTCCGCCGCCTCCAGCAGGTGGTCGAGCGGGTCTACGCCCGCGTCGACGTCTACCGCCGCCGCTTCGACGAGGCCGGGGTGCGCCCCGAGCAGGTGCGCACGCTGGACGACCTGCGCCGCCTGCCGTTCACCACCAAACGCGACTTCCGCGACACCTACCCCTTCGGCCTCTTCGCCGTGCCGGTCAGCGAGACCGTGCGCATCCACGCCTCGTCCGGCACGACCGGCAAACCCACCGTGGTGGGGTACACGCGCGGCGACATCGCCGTCTGGGCTGAGGTGTGCGCCCGGTGCCTGGCGGCGTCGGGCGCGCGGCCCGGCGACGTCTTCCAGAACGCCTACGGCTACGGCCTCTTCACCGGCGGCCTGGGGATGCACTACGGCGCCGAGCTGCTCGGGCTGTGCACCATCCCCGTCTCCGGGGGCAACACCGAGCGGCAGATCCTGCTGCTGCAGGACTTCGGGCCGCGCATCATCGCCTGCACCCCCACCTACGCGCTGACGCTGGCCGAGGCGCTGCGGGCCCGGGGCATCGCTCCCGGCACGCTGCCGCTGCGCTACGGAGTGCTGGGCGCGGAGCCCTGGACCGAGGAGATGCGGGCGGCCATCGAGGCCGGGCTCGGGATCACCGCCGTGAACATCTACGGCCTCAGCGAGGTCATCGGCCCCGGGGTCAGCAACGAGTGCGTCGAGGAGCAGCGGGGGGCCCACATCTTCGAGGACCACTTCCTCGTGGAGGTGGTCGATCCCCGGACCGGCGAGCCGCTGCCGCCCGGGGAGCGGGGGGAGCTCGTCTTCACCACGCTGACGAAGGAGGCCGTCCCGGTGATCCGCTACCGCACCGGCGACCTGGCCTGGCTCATCGACGAGCCCTGCCGCTGCGGCCGCACCCACGTGCGCATGAGCCGGGTGGTGGGACGCACCGACGACATGCTCATCATCCGCGGCATCAACGTCTTCCCCTCCCAGGTGGAGGCGGCGCTCGGCACCGTCCCCGACCTGACGCCCCACTACCGCCTGGTGGTGACGCGCGACACGCTGGACGAGCTGGAAGTCCAGGTGGAGGTCGGCGAGGCCTTCCTGCAGCGGGCCGGCGGCGCGCTGGCCCCCGAGGCGCCGGCGGTCCAGGCGCTGCGCCGCCGGGTGGAGGAGACGCTGTTCGGCGTGCTGGCCCTGCACACTCGCGTGACGCTCATGCCGCCCGGGACGCTGCCGCGCAGCGAGGGGGGCAAGCTGCGCCGGGTGGACGACCGCCGGGGCCGCATCGCGTGA
- a CDS encoding TIGR00730 family Rossman fold protein, giving the protein MRRVCVFCGSSAGVRPAYAAAARALGALLARRGLGLVYGGGRVGMMGVLADAVLAHGGEVTGVIPRHLVEREVAHDGVSTLHVVTTMHERKARMVELADAFIALPGGVGTLEELFEVWAWAQLGLHAKPCGVLNVDGYYDTLQAHVARMVAEGFLRPEHGAMVVFADDPEVLLDRFADYVPPPERWPSRLSPERPGAGG; this is encoded by the coding sequence CTGCGTCGGGTCTGCGTCTTCTGCGGCTCCTCCGCGGGGGTGCGGCCGGCCTACGCGGCGGCGGCCCGCGCGCTGGGAGCGCTGCTGGCCCGCCGCGGGCTCGGGCTCGTCTACGGCGGCGGGCGCGTGGGGATGATGGGGGTCCTGGCCGACGCCGTGCTCGCCCACGGCGGCGAGGTCACCGGCGTCATCCCGCGCCACCTGGTGGAGCGCGAGGTGGCCCACGACGGCGTGAGCACGCTGCACGTGGTCACCACGATGCACGAGCGCAAGGCGCGCATGGTGGAGCTGGCCGACGCTTTCATCGCCCTGCCGGGCGGCGTGGGGACGCTGGAGGAGCTGTTCGAGGTGTGGGCCTGGGCGCAGTTGGGCCTGCACGCCAAGCCCTGCGGCGTGCTGAACGTCGACGGATACTACGACACCCTGCAGGCGCACGTGGCCCGCATGGTGGCGGAGGGGTTCCTGCGGCCCGAGCACGGCGCCATGGTGGTCTTCGCCGACGACCCTGAAGTGCTGCTGGACCGGTTCGCCGACTACGTCCCCCCGCCAGAGCGGTGGCCCTCCCGCCTCTCCCCGGAACGCCCGGGGGCTGGAGGTTAG